The window GTCCTCGTCCTCATGAGCGTGGCTTCCGTTCTCTGTCTTTTTCAAATTAACGTGGGAACCTTGCTGTCCGCGCAAGGAATTCAGGGATATCGATGGGTGGCCATCGTTCGCCTCTCGACCTCGGTTGTGGCTGGTGCGGCGGCTTATTGGATCATTCCCCGGTGGGGGTTGGTGGGTGTCTCTTTCACGTATTGTCTTGTTTACGGTTCCGCCAGCGCGGCGCTGCTATTAGGGCGGGGCCTCCTTGATTTGGAAAGGGGGGCGCGACATGACTGTGGGGATCGCGCATGATTTTTCGAACCCATACGGCGGGGCGAAGCGAACGTGGGGCGCGATGCGCGAGGCGTTTCAAAAGGCGCCTATTTTCACTTCATAGGATATACCCATGGCCAGTCAACAAGTAAGACCTGCGTTCGAAGCGATGGACCCTTTGCCAAAGGATCTGGTGACGGTAGGGATCATCCACTATGACGACTATGATTTTTTGGAGGCTTGCTTTCGGGGTTTGTCTCAGCAATCCCGCATTTCCTTCAAAACCCTGCTGGTGGACAACACCCTTCCCGAACGACGGCGTTCGATTGTCCCTCCCCCTGGTCTCAACGTCAAGATTTTAGTCAACGCGGTTAACAATGGCTACGCCGGGGCCGCCAACCAGGTGATCGGTGAGTCGAAAACCCCATTTGTTTTTCTAATGAATCCGGACGTCAACCTGGAGCCTGGATGCCTAGAGGTCCTGCTTCGCTTGGCCTTGTCCAACCCTTCTTATGGAATTTGGGGGCCAAAGTTACTTCGCGAGCCGGGAATCTTGGATTCCGCCGGTCACGATTTTGTGAGGTCGCGGCGTTTTCGGGATCGGGGGATGGGTGAGCGGGATGAAAACCAATATCCGACCGGAGATATTTTCGCCATTTGCGGCGCGGCCATTCTTCTCCGTCGTGAAATGTTGGAGGATATAAGAATACGGGACGAATATTTTGATGAGGATTTCTTTGTTTACCATGAGGACACCGACCTTTGTTGGCGGGCCTGGCACCGAGGTTGGAAGGTTCGCTACGTCCCGGACGCCGTCGGGTTCCATCTTCGGGGATGGCGGCAAGACAATCGACATAAGGTCCCGTCGAGGGTTCGGATCCAAGGCTTCAAAAACCATTATTTGGAATTGATCAAAAACGAGACCTTGGGATCCTTTGTCAAAGACCTTCCCTATATTTGCACCCAAGAAATTCTCCGGTTGTTACACGCCGTTTCCAGAGAGCCGGCCTTGTGGATGGCCTATTGGAAAGTTCTGCTGGTCTTTCCAAAGACCTGGCGGAAAAGGCGCGAGATCATGGGACGACGCGATTCGGAACAATTCCAGAAAATGCTTGGGGAACGAGCACGAAGAAAAGCATGAGTCTTCGCACGAGTTTTTTCAGTGGGGCGGAAAAGTTCCCTCTCTCGTTGACTGCCTCCGGGGGTTTGCGAGGGGGCCTTCCCGTGAGGGGGAGATATACTCAAAAGTTGTGGGTGAGGGGTTGAGGGGATAAAAAAGAAAAGCGTATCCTGTCTGGTGAAAGGAAACAAAAACCCGGTGGTTGACGCCACCGAACCCAGGAGGATACGCTATGAAAGATGTTAAAACAATTCGGGCAGAAAAACCAGAAGGGCAAGGGGCCGTGGGCACGCTGGAAGAAATCGTACGCCGCGGGGCGCAACGGCTATTGGAAGTGGCGCTGAACGAAGAGGTGGATATTTTTTGTCAACGCCATGCGGCCCGGGTGGACGAACACGGGCATCGGTTGATTGTCCGCAACGGGAAACAAAACCGGCGGATCTTGGTGACGGGGGCGGGCCCCTTGGATATTGAGCCTCCTCGTGGATGACCGGGTTCTGAAAGGGACGGGGGAATCGCGATTTCAGTCGATCCTGGTCCCGCCGTATTTAAGGAAGACCAAGAACCTGGAGGAGCTGGTTCCATTTCTATATTTGAAAGGGATCTCCACGGGGGATTTCACGGAAGTCCTGGAGAAGCTGGTCGGGGAAAAGGTGCTGGGATTTTCAGCGGAAAGCGTGGTCCGGATGAAGCGGATCTGGGAACAGGATTACCAAGAATGGATCGGACGGGACATTTCGAAGAG of the Elusimicrobiota bacterium genome contains:
- a CDS encoding glycosyltransferase family 2 protein, whose protein sequence is MASQQVRPAFEAMDPLPKDLVTVGIIHYDDYDFLEACFRGLSQQSRISFKTLLVDNTLPERRRSIVPPPGLNVKILVNAVNNGYAGAANQVIGESKTPFVFLMNPDVNLEPGCLEVLLRLALSNPSYGIWGPKLLREPGILDSAGHDFVRSRRFRDRGMGERDENQYPTGDIFAICGAAILLRREMLEDIRIRDEYFDEDFFVYHEDTDLCWRAWHRGWKVRYVPDAVGFHLRGWRQDNRHKVPSRVRIQGFKNHYLELIKNETLGSFVKDLPYICTQEILRLLHAVSREPALWMAYWKVLLVFPKTWRKRREIMGRRDSEQFQKMLGERARRKA